The genomic stretch TGGGGAAAGCACAGGTCGGGGTGCCCGCGCAGGCACTCGTACAGCCAGGTAGTGCCGGCCCGCTGCGGGCCGATCCCGATCAGGTCCAGTTTCATGACGCGTCTCCCGGCCTGCTCCCACGCCTCACCCGGCCTCCGCGGCGCGTTCGGCGAAGACGAACAGGGTGGGCTTCACGAAGTGCGGCGCGTGCCGCTGGTGCGCCACCCCGAACCGGTACAGCAGGCGCGAAAACCCGAAGTGGGCGGGCTCGGCCTGGTAGCCGTACACGTAGTGGCTGAAGCCGTGGCGGCTGAGCATGCGCCGGAGCTTCCACACCGTGTTGCAGCGGTAGACGGTCGGGAACACGTCGCGCTCCTCGCGCGCGTCCCGGGCGTAGGCGGTGCGAACCACCTTGGCATGGTACCGGCCGGGAACGGCCCGGGCGAGCACGCCGAAGTAGCTGAACACGTTGGTGGTGCGCATGCACAGCTTGCCGCCGGGGCGAAGCACCCGCCGCAGCTCGGAAAAGAACAGGGACGGATCGGCCACGTGCTCCAGGACGAAGTTGCTGACCACCATGTCGACCGAGGCGTCCGGCAGCGGCCAGGGCTTCGCCGGGTCCAGCAGGTGGAACTCGTCGATGGTGGGGTTGTCGGCGGCGTCGGGGTCCACGTCGATCCCGATCACCCGCGCGCAGCGGCCGCGCAGCGACGAAAGCTCGCGGCGCACGTCGACGGTGTCCTCGGCCGCCTTGCCGCGCCCGCACCCCACGTCGAGCACCCGGTGCTCGGGGCGCAGCAGGGCGTTCACGCGCAGGTAGAAGATGATCCCCTGGTCCTCGTCGGTGAAGCCGCCGTACCGGCTCTGCGGGTAGAAGCGGGTCCTGAGGTCGGTCGACTGGGTCGCCACTGGTTTCGATGAAGTTGAATGCTGAAGGTCCACCGTCAGGCCGCCGCCGCGGGCCGGGGCCGGATCTCCTGGTACACGCC from Longimicrobium sp. encodes the following:
- a CDS encoding class I SAM-dependent methyltransferase: MATQSTDLRTRFYPQSRYGGFTDEDQGIIFYLRVNALLRPEHRVLDVGCGRGKAAEDTVDVRRELSSLRGRCARVIGIDVDPDAADNPTIDEFHLLDPAKPWPLPDASVDMVVSNFVLEHVADPSLFFSELRRVLRPGGKLCMRTTNVFSYFGVLARAVPGRYHAKVVRTAYARDAREERDVFPTVYRCNTVWKLRRMLSRHGFSHYVYGYQAEPAHFGFSRLLYRFGVAHQRHAPHFVKPTLFVFAERAAEAG